In Strigops habroptila isolate Jane chromosome 14, bStrHab1.2.pri, whole genome shotgun sequence, one genomic interval encodes:
- the BPTF gene encoding nucleosome-remodeling factor subunit BPTF isoform X1 produces MRGRRGRPPKQQPAAATAQASSPAPPAPAGPIGGLRSRQRGSSRGRWATSAQAETAGPKQKGAAAAQASSPATASPRGGSKRKGGSGSSSTPGGGGSSGKGRGRAGAGGAGGGGGGGSCNSQGRAASSRRSISKVVYDDHESEEEEESMVSEEEEEADPEDNQDSEEEEEEEIMEEEDDDDSDYPEEMEDEDDASYCTESSFRSHSTYSSTPGRRRQRVHRPRSPILEEKDIPPLEFPKSSEDLMVPSEHIMNVIAIYEVLRNFGTVLRLSPFRFEDFCAALVSQEQCTLMAEMHIVLLKAVLREEDTSNTTFGPADLKDSVNSTLYFIDGMTWPEVLRVYCESDKEYHHVLPFQETEDYPYGPVENKIKVLQFLVDQFLTTNIAREELMSEGVIQYDDHCRVCHKLGDLLCCETCSAVYHLECVKPPLEEVPEDEWQCEVCVAHKVPGVTDCVAEIQKNKPYIRHEPIGYDRHRRKYWFLNRRIIIEEDSESEKDKKIWYFSTKIQLAELIECLDKDYWEADLCKTLEEMREEIHRHMDVTEDLTNKARGNNKSFLSAANDEILDTIRARKGEIVEDKTTADDEAEKAKSDVDNDQTDAERSREESGDQDKTEETLTEQDAEKVKTEEATVVGDKSNSVTSSTDDNNTNPSAGETSCSEGKNAMGCQSETLESNNVAEKKVASELPQELSEETGQMIPSNSSSVSAAPLPSDVENSNGSELGSGQNDSIRTPDDAENAERGSQTSEDIGEKSNGERSDSPGAGKGAPGSTRMLTRSRNPDSKLSQMKSQQVAAAAHEANKLHKEGREVLVVNSQGEISRMNTKKEVVMKGNINNYFKLGQEGKYRVYHNQYATNSFALNKHQHREDHDKRRHLSHKFCLTPAGEFKWNGSVHGSKVLTISTLRLTIIQLENNIPASFLHPNWASHRSNWIKAVQMCSKPREFALALAILECAIKPVVMLPIWRESLGHTRLRRMTAIEREEKEKVKKKERKQEEEETMQQATWVKYTFPVKHQVWKQKGEEYRVTGYGGWSWISKTHVHRFLPKLPGNTNANYRKLLPTKSEDEKCNLDKRKGPIKVKPEKDRTKDSHELQAKDKADVSETSEKVQVKEEKSRQEKVEVDTISENLDGARDKVEKEIDGENDKVIKEEPMDVDDVKIESPIKDEDSHCKLDIINVSEGFHLRTCYKRKVKSSKLDGLLERRIKQFTLEEKQRLERMKLEASAKAGGIRSVSPPKNIDELQMRKVKEGSQFDMSSQNQTYISDKTQTEDAEQDCLPISSISCSKTGELDEPSLPLTNRLSKREGQLLDEDSRQSSEGESSIQNDSKENNPEPMTADKCQGQEALGGSESSFVDGLKQKNAEGRIKWDVSETSKKPLKQNLPISRVSQRERENMEPVVTESSCRKDALATLEKTDSEGNSEHQSKDQENNCMLKSHIEPMSSQESEMEEEIASVKSESKSENKVVLHQKSVSKDLEPFKTELISERSLESQTLEHMDGVEADEDLLSSKLTEANGQKKMETRTITKYLDQTNLNSVTDKRNNKDEETETEKEKSAFQMNGKDSDVKALPNDDCSVKDTCETKAGGDAEPKVNNINKSIQEHEIKPLTFKESSVKPFMNGDIMVEDTKDKNNVDSKSRLQSSPELESGESLQPPDEVPKYVQKTEEKRLSPERSAFGTACKENNLNSETESMETEAVEEKKVTPSPVTSCEESSLSSHFADQNGVQTYKMENINGESKIKTVITEVTTTTSTVSTESKTVYKVAETVASNDEKTTVVSSTENCAISTVTTTTTVTKLTTPATDSNVDVVSVQEHSKTVVTTTVTDSLTTPEGTLVTSMTVSKEYSTKDKVKLMKFARPKKTRSGTALPSYRKFVTKSSKKSIFVLPNDDLKKLARKGGIREVPYFNYNAKPALDIWPYPSPRPTFGITWRYRLQTVKSLAGVSLMLRLLWACLKWDDMAAKAPPGGGTTRTETSETEITTTEIIKRRDVGPYGIRSEYCIRKIICPIGVPEAPKETPTPQRKGLRSSALRPKRPETPKQTGPVIIESWVAEEELELWEIRAFAERVEKEKAQAVEQQAKVSEQKKAEEFKAQLEAQLKHQRLAAQQKRLEQQKQIPTVGVSPAVTTSSSTATTVSTPQKVVVGPLTGPVPTGTKVVLTTKVGSPATVTFQQNKNFHQTFATWVKQGQSSTATSTAATSATTIASTGQTFQISGSPVTMAGKVITKLPLPANSKIVAVNVPSTQGGVVQVQQKVLGIIPSTTGASQTFTSFQPRTATVTIRPNTTGTLGTTSTSQVVQGTPLRPGMTVIRTPLQQSTLGKTIIRTPVVVQQGILPASQTQQVVTQIIRGQPVSTAVSSTSTASSSAGQKTVTSSGTPPQQTQPQTTPQPTRPQQGQVKLTMAQLTQLTQGQGGSQGLTVVIQGQGQTTGQLQLIPQGVTVIPGPGQQLMQAAMPNGTIQRFLFTPLPAAATTASTTTTTVSTSTSATGEQKQAPQAQPTSALPPAQLQPQSQQQGQPQVQNQSTQPVLPAQPQAPQPALQPEAQSQPEAQTAASADSPVTPEAQSSKSPVQSPAQTQAQGQSPVQVQSQPQTAILPQGQSQVQPQQPAQVQTTTQQQIQMQPHAPIQIQAQLQQSQPQVQTSVSTLPTTQSLNQVPVQSPTRPQLQLQQPPTKLITVPQLQQQVQVLSQLQSHVVAQIQAQQGSVPQQIKLQLPIQIQQTSPVQAHQIQNVVTVQAASVQEQLQRVQQLREQQQKKKQQQIEFKREHTLQASNQSDIIQKQVVMKQNAVIEHLKQKKTLTPAEREENQRMIVCNQVMKYILDKIDKEEKQAAKKRKREESVEQKRSKQNATKLSALLFKHKEQLKAEILKKRALLDKELQIEVQEELKRDLSKIKKEKEKAQAAAAAAAAAAAAAAAAAAAPPPPPPPLPPPPPQQHAASVTSSSSTTVPMPVSSQKRKREEEKDSSASKSKKKKMISTTSKETKKDTKLYCICKTPYDESKFYIGCDLCTNWYHGECVGITEKEAKKMDVYICNDCKRAQEGSSEELYCICRTPYDESQFYIGCDRCQNWYHGRCVGILQSEADLIDEYVCPQCQSTEDAMTVLSPLTDKDYEGLRRVLRSLQAHKMAWPFLEPVDPNDAPDYYGVIKEPMDLATMEERILKRYYKKVTEFVADMTKIFDNCRYYNPSDSPFYQCAEVLESFFVQKLKGFKASRSHNNKLQSTAS; encoded by the exons GTAGGAGAAGACAAAGAGTGCATCGTCCTCGTTCTCCaatattggaagaaaaagatatcCCACCCTTGGAGTTTCCTAAATCCTCAGAGGACTTAATGGTGCCTAGTGAGCATATAATGAATGTTATTGCCATCTATGAGGTACTAAGGAACTTTGGCACTGTTTTACGCCTCTCTCCTTTTCGTTTTGAGGacttctgtgctgctctggtaAGTCAAGAGCAGTGCACACTTATGGCAGAGATGCATAtagtgcttttaaaagcagttttacgTGAAGAAGACACTTCAAATACTACCTTTGGACCTGCTGACCTCAAAGATAGCGTTAATTCCACTTTGTATTTCATAGATGGAATGACGTGGCCAGAGGTTCTGCGGGTATATTGTGAGAGTGACAAGGAATACCATCATGTTCTTCCTTTCCAAGAGACAGAGGACTATCCTTATGGACCAgtagagaataaaatcaaagttCTGCAGTTCTTAGTGGATCAGTTTCTTACAACAAACATTGCACGTGAAGAGTTAATGTCAGAAGGTGTTATTCAGTATGATGATCATTGTAGGGTTTGTCACAAACTTGGGgatttgctttgctgtgaaaCTTGTTCAGCTGTGTACCATTTGGAGTGTGTGAAACCACCTCTTGAAGAGGTACCAGAAGATGAATGGCAGTGTGAGGTCTGCGTAGCACATAAGGTGCCTGGAGTAACTGACTGTGTTGCTGAAatccaaaaaaataaaccatacaTTCGACATGAACCTATTGGATATGACAGGCATAGACGAAAATACTGGTTCCTGAACAGAAGAATCATTAT AGAGGAAGATTCAGAAAGTGAGAAGGATAAGAAAATCTGGTACTTTAGCACAAAGATCCAGCTGGCAGAGCTAATCGAATGCCTAGACAAAGACTACTGGGAAGCTGACCTATGCAAAACTCTGGAAGAAATGCGTGAGGAAATTCATCGGCACATGGATGTGACAGAAGACCTCACTAATAAAGCAAGGGGCAACAACaagtctttcctttctgcagcaaatg ATGAAATTTTGGACACTATCAGagcaagaaaaggagaaatagtgGAAGATAAAACCACAGCAGAtgatgaagcagaaaaggccaAAAGTGATGTTGATAATGACCAGACAGATGCTgagagaagcagggaagaatCTGGAGACCAAGATAAAACTGAGGAAACACTCACTGAGCAAGAtgcagaaaaagtgaaaacagaag AGGCAACAGTCGTTGGGGATAAAAGTAACTCTGTGACATCAAGCACTGATGACAACAACACAAATCCTTCTGCAGGAGAGACTAGTTGCTCTGAGGGGAAGAACGCAATGGGGTGTCAGTCAGAAACCCTTGAGAGCAACAACGTGGCAGAGAAGAAGGTGGCATCAGAGCTCCCTCAGGAACTCTCAG AAGAAACTGGTCAGATGATCCCTAGCAACAGTAGCAGTGTATCTGCTGCACCTCTACCGTCAGATGTTGAAAACAGCAACGGCAGTGAGCTGGGCTCTGGGCAGAACGACTCCATTAGGACTCCTGATGATGCTGAGAATGCAGAGAGGGGATCCCAGACTTCGGAGGACAtag GAGAGAAGTCTAACGGTGAAAGAAGTGATTCTCCAGGCGCAGGAAAAGGCGCGCCAGGTTCGACGCGAATGCTTACGAGATCACGAAATCCAGATAGCAAGTTGAGCCAGATGAAAAGCCAGCAGGTTGCTGCCGCAGCACATGAAGCAAATAAGTTGCATAAAGAAGGCAGAGAG GTTCTGGTGGTCAACTCTCAAGGTGAAATCTCCCGAATGAACACAAAGAAGGAAGTTGTGATGAAAGGAAATATCaacaattatttcaaattagGGCAAGAGGGGAAGTATCGTGTTTATCATAATCAGTATGCCACTAATTCATTCGCATTGAACAAGCACCAGCACAGGGAGGACCATGACAAGAGACGACATCTCTCGCATAAATTCTGTCTGACTCCTGCTGGAGAGTTCAAATGGAATGGGTCTGTACATGGGTCCAAAGTTCTTACCATTTCCACTTTGAGGCTAACTATCATTCAGCTAGAAAACAACATCCCGGCATCATTCCTTCACCCTAACTGGGCTTCCCACAG GTCTAACTGGATTAAGGCTGTTCAGATGTGCAGCAAACCTAGAGAATTTGCACTAGCGCTGGCTATATTGGAGTGTGCAATTAAACCGGTTGTCATGCTGCCAATCTGGCGGGAGTCGTTGGGGCACActag ATTACGCAGAATGACAGCaatagaaagagaagaaaaggagaaagtgaaaaaaaaagagagaaaacaagaagaagaagaaacaatgcAGCAAGCTACGTGGGTGAAATATACATTTCCTGTCAAGCATCAG GTTTGGAAGCAAAAAGGAGAGGAATACAGAGTAACAGGTTAtggtggctggagctggattAGTAAAACACATGTCCACAGATTTCTACCCAAACTGCCTGGAAATACTAATGCAAACTACAGAAAGTTGCTACCAA CAAAGAGCGAAGACGAAAAATGCAACTTGGATAAACGAAAAGGTCCAATTAaggtaaaaccagaaaaagacaGAACAAAGGATTCTCATGAGCTGCAAGCAAAAGACAAAGCAGATGTTTCAGAAACCTCAGAGAAAGTgcaagtgaaagaagaaaagtcacGTCAAGAAAAAGTAGAAGTTGATACAATTTCTGAAAACCTAGATGGTGCAAGAGACAAAG tggaaaaagaaatcgATGGTGAAAATGATAAAGTCATCAAGGAAGAACCTATGGATGTAGATGATGTGAAAATTGAATCCCCCATAAAAGATGAGGACAGTCATTGTAAGCTGGATATAATCAATGTCAGTGAGGGATTTCATTTAAGGACTTGCTacaaaaggaaagtaaaatcaTCAAAATTAGATGGACTACTTGAGAGGCGAATAAAACAGTTtacactggaagaaaaacaacGACTAGAAAGGATGAAACTGGAGGCTAGTGCTAAAGCTGGAGGCATTCGATCTGTAAGCCCCCCAAAAAACATAGATGAGCTACaaatgagaaaagtaaaagaaggaAGCCAGTTTGACATGTCTTCCCAAAATCAAACCTATATTTCAGATAAGACCCAAACTGAAGATGCAGAACAGGACTGCTTGCCAATCAGCAGCATCTCTTGTTCCAAAACCGGTGAGCTGGATGAACCCTCTTTGCCTTTGACAAACAGGCTATCAAAAAGAGAAGGCCAGCTACTGGATGAAGACTCACGTCAATCCTCTGAAGGTGAAAGCTCCATTCAGAATGATAGTAAAGAAAACAACCCTGAACCTATGACTGCTGATAAGTGTCAAGGACAAGAGGCTCTTGGAGGGTCTGAGAGTTCCTTTGTGGATggcttgaaacaaaaaaatgcagaaggtaGAATCAAATGGGATGTTTCAGAAACCAGCAAAAAacctttgaaacaaaacctaCCTATTTCCAGAGTGTCTCAGCGTGAACGTGAAAACATGGAGCCGGTGGTAACTGAAAGCAGCTGTAGAAAAGATGCTCTGGCCACCCTTGAAAAAACAGATTCAGAAGGAAATTCTGAACATCAGAGCAAAGATCAAGAAAACAATTGTATGCTAAAAAGCCATATTGAACCAATGTCCTCTCAAGAAAgtgaaatggaggaagaaattGCTTCAGTAAAGAGTGAAAGTAAATCTGAAAACAAGGTCGTGTTGCACCAAAAATCAGTTAGTAAAGATCTAGAACCATTTAAAACAGAGctaatttctgaaagaagccTTGAaagtcaaacactggaacacaTGGATGGGGTAGAAGCTGATGAGGATTTACTGAGCTCTAAACTAACTGAGGCTAATGgtcaaaagaaaatggagacaaGGACCATAACCAAATATCTCGATCAGACAAATCTGAATAGTGTTACTGACAAAAGGAATAATAAAGATGAAGAaactgagacagaaaaagaaaaatcagcatttcaaaTGAATGGAAAAGACAGTGATGTTAAAGCATTACCAAATGATGACTGCTCAGTTAAAGATACTTGTGAAACAAAGGCAGGGGGTGATGCCGAACCAAAagttaataatattaataaatccattcaagaacatgaaataaaaccattgACTTTTAAGGAATCTTCAGTAAAACCATTCATGAATGGTGACATCATGGTAGAGGAcacaaaggacaaaaataatgTGGACTCTAAGTCACGGCTGCAGAGTTCACCTGAGCTGGAATCTGGAGAGAGTCTTCAGCCACCAGATGAAGTTCCCAAGTATGtgcagaaaactgaagaaaaacgTCTTTCTCCGGAGAGATCTGCTTTTGGCACTGCctgtaaagaaaataacctGAATAGTGAAACAGAATCCATGGAAACTGAAGCAGTCGAGGAGAAGAAAGTTACTCCATCGCCTGTAACCTCGTGTGAGGAATCTAGCTTGAGTAGTCACTTTGCTGATCAGAATGGTGTACAGACGTATAAAATGGAGAATATTAAtggagaaagtaaaataaaaactgttattACTGAAGTGACAACCACAACATCGACTGTGTCTACAGAATCCAAAACTGTGTATAAAGTTGCAGAGACTGTAGCTTCGAATGATGAGAAAACAACAGTAGTGTCATCTACAGAAAACTGTGCCATATCCACTGTAACTACCACCACTACTGTGACTAAGCTCACCACTCCAGCTACAGACAGTAACGTTGATGTCGTTTCTGTGCAAGAGCATAGTAAAACGGTGGTTACAACAACAGTAACTGATTCACTGACCACCCCAGAAGGCACATTGGTGACTTCCATGACTGTCAGCAAAGAATATTCCACAAAAGACAAAGTGAAGTTAATGAAATTTGCAAGACCCAAAAAAACCCGTTCTGGAACTGCCTTACCATCTTATAGAAAATTTGTTaccaaaagcagtaaaaaaagcatctttgttTTACCCAATGATGACTTGAAAAAGCTGGCCAGGAAAGGAGGGATCAGAGAAGTTCCCTATTTCAATTACAATGCAAAGCCTGCTTTGGATATCTGGCCATATCCATCCCCAAGGCCAACTTTTGGGATCACTTGGAG GTACCGACTTCAAACAGTGAAATCACTGGCTGGAGTGAGCCTCATGCTACGGTTGTTGTGGGCATGTCTCAAATGGGATGATATGGCAGCAAAAGCTCCACCTGGGGGAGGAACTACACGTACAg AAACATCTGAAACTGAAATtacaacaacagaaataatcaAGCGAAGAGATGTTGGTCCGTATGGAATCCGGTCAGAGTACTGtataagaaaaattatttgtccCATTGGTGTGCCAGAGGCTCCAAAAG AAACTCCAACACCCCAGAGGAAGGGACTGCGATCAAGTGCACTAAGGCCAAAAAGGCCAGAAACACCCAAGCAAACGGGCCCTGTTATAATCGAAAGTTGGGTAGCAGAGGAGGAATTGGAACTGTGGGAGATCAGGGCATTTGCTGAAAG ggtggagaaggaaaaggcacaGGCAGTTGAACAACAGGCTAAGGTTAGTGAACAGAAGAAGGCAGAGGAATTCAAGGCCCAATTGGAGGCTCAACTAAAACACCAACGATTGGCTGCCCAGCAG AAACGGCTggaacagcagaagcagataCCTACAGTAGGTGTGTCCCCTGCAGTCACTAcatccagcagcactgcaacTACTGTCTCAACACCACAGAAAGTTGTGGTAGGCCCTTTAACGGGCCCAGTCCCCACTGGAACCAAAGTAGTACTTACTACAAAAGTGGGTTCTCCAGCTACAGTAACATTCCAACAGAACAAGAATTTCCATCAGACTTTTGCAACTTGGGTTAAACAAGGCCAATCTTCAACAG CCACTAGCACAGCTGCCACTTCAGCCACAACCATtgccagcacagggcagacCTTCCAGATCTCAGGCAGTCCAGTAACGATGGCAGGGAAAGTGATAACTAAGCTGCCACTCCCTGCAAACAGCAAGATTGTTGCCGTCAATGTGCCATCAACTCAAGGAG gTGTTGTTCAAGTTCAGCAAAAGGTATTGGGTATCATTCCATCAACTACAGGTGCAAGTCAAACATTTACTTCATTCCAGCCAAGGACAGCAACTGTAACCATTAGGCCAAATACCACGGGGACATTAGGAACAACAAGCACTTCACAA GTAGTGCAAGGGACACCGCTTCGCCCTGGTATGACAGTGATACGGACACCACTGCAGCAGTCAACACTTGGGAAGACCATCATTCGAACACCTGTGGTGGTGCAACAAGGTATTCTTCCAGCCA GTCAGACGCAGCAAGTGGTCACTCAGATAATCAGGGGTCAGCCTGTCTCAACAGCAGTTTCTAGTACCAGCACAGCTTCTTCCAGTGCTGGCCAGAAAACAGTCACAAGTTCTGGAACACCACCTCAACAAACACAGCCACAAACCACGCCACAGCCCACTCGCCCTCAGCAGGGACAAGTGAAGCTTACTATGGCCCAGCTCACACAGCTAACACAAGGACAG GGTGGCAGTCAAGGATTAACTGTGGTAATTCAGGGACAAGGTCAAACTACTGGTCAATTACAATTAATCCCTCAGGGTGTGACTGTAATACCTGGTCCAGGACAACAGCTTATGCAAGCAGCTATGCCAAATGGTACAATTCAGAGATTTCTTTTCACCCCACTACCAGCAGCTGCTACTACAGCTAGCACAACTACAACAACAGTTTCTACTTCAACCTCAG CTACAGGGGAGCAGAAGCAAGCTCCACAGGCACAGCCAACATCAGCGCTgccaccagctcagctgcagcctcAGAGTCAGCAGCAAGGCCAGCCTCAAGTACAGAATCAGAGTACTCAGCCCGTGCTGCCGGCCCAGCCGCAGGCTCCTCAGCCAGCGCTTCAGCCTGAAGCTCAGAGCCAGCCTGAAGCTCAGACTGCAGCATCCGCTGACTCTCCAGTCACACCTGAAGCACAGTCATCTAAATCTCCAGTTCAGTCTCCAGCACAGACCCAGGCTCAAGGGCAGTCTCCAGTGCAAGTCCAGAGTCAGCCGCAGACTGCAATCCTTCCACAAGGCCAGTCCCAAGTCCAGCCTCAGCAACCAGCTCAGGTGCAGACTACAACCCAACAACAGATTCAGATGCAGCCCCATGCTCCCATACAAATTCAAGCGCAGCTGCAGCAATCACAACCTCAGGTTCAGACTTCGGTCTCAACCCTTCCAACTACTCAAAGTTTAAATCAGGTTCCTGTGCAATCCCCAACTCGTCCTCAGCTGCAACTTCAGCAGCCTCCAACAAAACTTATTACAGTGCCTCAGCTTCAGCAACAAGTCCAAGTTCTCTCTCAGCTTCAGTCACATGTTGTGGCTCAGATACAAGCCCAACAAGGCAGTGTGCCCCAGCAGATCAAGCTTCAGTTACCTATTCAGATCCAACAAACTAGCCCAGTACAGGCTCACCAGATTCAGAATGTGGTAACAGTTCAAGCAGCTAGTGttcaggagcagctgcagagagttcagcagctcagagagcagcaacagaagaaaaagcagcaacagataGAATTTAAACGTGAGCACACCCTTCAGGCTTCTAATCAAAGTGACATTATCCAGAAACAG GTGGTTATGAAACAGAATGCTGTCATAGAGCACTTGAAACAGAAGAAGACACTGACTcctgcagagagggaagaaaatcagAG aaTGATTGTGTGCAACCAAGTCATGAAATACATTCTGGATAAGattgacaaagaagaaaaacaggcagcTAAGAAACGAAAGCGAGAAGAGAGTGTGGAACAGAAGCGTAGTAAACAGAACGCTACTAAGCTCTCGGCTCTGCTTTTCAAGCATAAAGAACAgctgaaagctgaaatattaaagaaaagagCACTTCTGGACAAAGAACTACAAATTGAAGTGCAG GAGGAGCTAAAGAGAGACTTAtctaaaattaagaaagaaaaagaaaaagcccaggcagctgctgctgctgcagccgccgccgctgctgcagccgctgccgccgccgctgcaCCGCCACCACCGCCgccaccactgccaccaccGCCACCGCAGCAGCACGCAGCCAGcgtcacctcctcctcctccaccacagTCCCAATGCCAGTCTCCTCCCAGAAGAGAAAGcgagaggaggagaaagattCATCAGCGTCCAAgtccaagaaaaagaaaatgatttctACTACctcaaaggaaacaaagaaggaCACAAAGCTTTACTGCATCTGCAAAACGCCTTATGACGAGTCTAA GTTCTATATTGGCTGTGATCTTTGTACTAACTGGTATCATGGAGAATGTGTTGGCATCACAGAAAAGGAGGCTAAGAAAATGGATGTGTACATCTGTAATGATTGTAAACGGGCACAAGAGGGCAGCAGTGAGGAATTGTACTGTATCTGCAGAACACCTTATGATGAGTCACA ATTTTACATTGGCTGCGACCGATGTCAGAACTGGTATCACGGGCGCTGTGTTGGCATTTTACAAAGTGAGGCAGATCTCATTGATGAATACGTGTGTCCACAATGTCAGTCCACAGAAGATGCCATGACTGTGCTCAGTCCACTAACCGATAAAGATTACGAAGGTTTAAGAAGAGTACTACGTTCCTTACAG GCTCACAAGATGGCATGGCCGTTCCTAGAACCAGTAGATCCCAATGATGCACCAGATTATTATGGTGTTATTAAAGAACCAATGG ACCTTGCCACCATGGAGGAGAGGATACTGAAACGTTACTACAAGAAAGTCACGGAGTTTGTGGCAGATATGACCAAAATTTTTGATAACTGTCGTTACTACAATCCAAGTGACTCCCCTTTTTACCAATGTGCAGAAGTTCTTGAATCATTCTTTGTACAGAAACTAAAAGGATTTAAGGCAAGCAG GTCCCATAACAACAAACTGCAGTCTACAGCTTCTTAG